Proteins encoded together in one Rhizobacter sp. J219 window:
- the rpsF gene encoding 30S ribosomal protein S6, with the protein MRHYEIILLIHPDQSEQVPAMLERYKGIVTNGGGKVHRVEDWGRRQMAYLIQKLAKAHYLCINIECSKEVLGELETGFRFNDAVLRHLTVVKSKAETGPSVMMKSVEKDEARKAPQQQEASA; encoded by the coding sequence ATGCGTCATTACGAAATCATCCTGCTCATCCATCCGGATCAGAGCGAACAAGTTCCGGCCATGCTGGAGCGCTACAAGGGCATCGTCACCAATGGTGGTGGCAAGGTGCACCGCGTGGAAGACTGGGGCCGTCGCCAGATGGCTTACCTGATCCAGAAGCTGGCCAAGGCCCACTACCTCTGCATCAACATCGAATGCAGCAAGGAAGTGCTCGGCGAGCTGGAAACCGGCTTCCGCTTCAACGATGCCGTGCTGCGTCACCTGACCGTCGTCAAGAGCAAGGCCGAGACCGGCCCCTCGGTGATGATGAAGTCGGTGGAAAAGGACGAGGCCCGCAAGGCTCCTCAACAGCAGGAGGCTTCGGCCTGA
- the priB gene encoding primosomal replication protein N, with translation MNRVVLSAQLVERGAVRYTPAGLPACDFGLKHESQVTEAGTSRKVSLEMRAVVIGDLAQRLLKLEIGSTGTFAGFLTHQRNGRGTVLHVTEFDELKSE, from the coding sequence ATGAACCGCGTGGTTCTGTCGGCGCAGCTGGTGGAGCGAGGCGCAGTGCGTTACACCCCCGCGGGCCTTCCCGCCTGTGATTTCGGGCTCAAGCACGAATCGCAGGTCACGGAAGCCGGCACCTCCCGCAAGGTCTCCCTGGAGATGCGAGCGGTGGTCATCGGGGATCTCGCCCAGCGCCTCTTGAAGCTGGAGATCGGATCGACCGGCACCTTCGCCGGTTTTCTGACCCACCAGCGCAACGGCCGAGGCACCGTCCTGCATGTGACCGAATTCGATGAGCTGAAGTCCGAGTGA
- the rpsR gene encoding 30S ribosomal protein S18, protein MPPPRGKGRFSKDRKPKRNQQSLLFRRKRFCRFTVTGVEEIDYKDIDTLRDFIGENGKITPARLTGTRAFFQRQLTTCIKRARFLALLPYSDQHKV, encoded by the coding sequence ATGCCCCCGCCACGTGGTAAAGGTCGGTTCTCGAAGGACCGCAAACCCAAGCGCAACCAACAGTCCCTGCTGTTCCGCCGCAAGCGTTTCTGCCGCTTTACGGTGACCGGCGTCGAAGAGATCGACTACAAGGACATCGACACCCTGCGCGACTTCATCGGTGAAAACGGCAAGATCACGCCCGCCCGCCTGACCGGCACGCGTGCGTTCTTCCAGCGCCAGCTCACCACCTGCATCAAGCGCGCTCGCTTCCTGGCCCTGCTGCCGTACAGCGACCAGCACAAGGTCTAA
- the dnaB gene encoding replicative DNA helicase, whose amino-acid sequence MSSVFNLPNHAGADPRDDEVARLRIPPHSIEAEQSVLGGLLIDNSAWDRAGDLLTDSDFYRHEHQLIYGAIGGLINQAKPADVITVFEQLQSLGKAEACGGLVYLNALAQSVPSAANLRRYAEIVRERAVLRKLVAASDEIATAAFNPQGRPVPQILDEAESKIFKIGEEGSRSRQGFISMDTLVVQLIDRVNELHENGAEEVTGVRTGFYDMDKMTAGLQPGDLIVLAARPSMGKTAFALNIAENVAVNEGLPVVVFSMEMGAAQLALRMVGSLGRIDQSHLRTGKLQDDEWGRLSEAVEKLGKAAVFIDEGSALSPSELRARARRQARQCGQLGLIVVDYLQLMSGSGGGSEENRATVIGEISRGLKSLAKELRCPVIALSQLNRSVETRTDKRPMMSDLRESGAIEQDADVIMFIYRDDYYNKIDGPTPSKEPGVAEIIIGKQRNGPTGTVKLAFLKPLTKFENMAPGSGGGDFY is encoded by the coding sequence ATGTCTTCGGTGTTCAACCTTCCCAATCATGCCGGCGCTGATCCACGCGACGACGAGGTCGCACGCCTGCGCATCCCGCCGCACTCGATCGAAGCCGAGCAGAGCGTGCTCGGCGGCCTCCTGATCGACAACAGTGCCTGGGACCGCGCCGGCGACCTGCTCACCGACAGCGACTTCTACCGCCATGAGCACCAGCTGATCTATGGCGCGATTGGCGGCCTGATCAACCAGGCCAAGCCGGCCGACGTGATCACCGTCTTCGAACAACTGCAAAGCCTTGGCAAGGCCGAAGCCTGCGGCGGCCTCGTCTACCTCAACGCGCTGGCGCAGAGCGTGCCGAGCGCGGCCAATCTGCGCCGCTACGCCGAGATCGTGCGCGAGCGCGCGGTGCTGCGAAAGCTCGTCGCTGCGAGCGACGAGATCGCCACTGCCGCGTTCAATCCACAAGGCCGGCCGGTGCCGCAGATCCTCGACGAAGCCGAAAGCAAGATCTTCAAGATCGGCGAGGAGGGCTCGCGCTCGCGCCAGGGCTTCATCAGCATGGACACGCTGGTGGTGCAGCTGATCGACCGCGTGAACGAGCTGCATGAAAACGGCGCCGAAGAAGTGACCGGCGTGCGCACCGGCTTCTACGACATGGACAAGATGACCGCCGGCCTGCAGCCCGGTGACCTCATCGTGCTCGCCGCGCGCCCCTCGATGGGCAAGACCGCTTTCGCGCTCAACATCGCCGAGAACGTGGCGGTGAACGAAGGCCTGCCGGTGGTGGTGTTCTCGATGGAAATGGGTGCCGCCCAGCTCGCCTTGCGGATGGTGGGTTCGCTCGGCCGCATCGACCAGTCGCACCTGCGCACCGGCAAGCTGCAGGACGACGAGTGGGGCCGCTTGTCGGAGGCCGTCGAGAAACTCGGCAAGGCCGCCGTCTTCATCGACGAAGGCTCCGCGCTCAGCCCGAGCGAGTTGCGGGCGCGGGCTCGCCGCCAGGCCCGCCAATGCGGCCAGCTCGGCCTGATCGTGGTCGACTACCTGCAGCTGATGAGCGGCAGCGGCGGCGGCAGCGAAGAGAACCGCGCCACCGTGATCGGCGAGATCTCGCGCGGCCTCAAGTCGCTGGCCAAGGAGCTGCGCTGCCCGGTGATCGCGCTCTCGCAGCTCAACCGCAGCGTGGAGACCCGCACCGACAAGCGCCCGATGATGAGCGACCTGCGCGAGTCGGGCGCCATCGAGCAGGACGCCGACGTGATCATGTTCATCTACCGCGACGACTACTACAACAAGATCGACGGCCCGACGCCGTCCAAGGAGCCGGGCGTGGCCGAGATCATCATCGGCAAACAGCGTAACGGCCCCACCGGCACGGTGAAGCTGGCGTTCCTGAAGCCGCTGACGAAGTTTGAGAACATGGCGCCCGGCAGCGGCGGCGGCGATTTCTACTAG
- a CDS encoding universal stress protein, whose translation MNILLAIDDSPDSRHMLAWLGARPEWLTPSQHYAVVHVQTPLPNGLQVLLDPAQIEIRRAAEASSVFRSVRTFLEHHGIHAEYLHPEGNASAVIVEQAARMKADLIVMGSRGHGAMGQWLLGSVVSRVLATSSVPVLVVPPPGRSATAPQ comes from the coding sequence ATGAACATCCTGCTTGCAATCGACGACAGTCCCGACAGCCGGCACATGCTGGCCTGGCTCGGTGCCCGTCCGGAATGGCTGACCCCGTCACAGCACTACGCCGTCGTGCACGTGCAAACGCCCTTGCCCAACGGACTGCAGGTGCTGCTCGACCCGGCCCAGATCGAGATCCGCCGCGCGGCAGAGGCGAGCAGCGTGTTCCGCTCGGTGCGCACGTTTCTCGAACACCACGGCATCCACGCCGAGTACCTGCATCCGGAAGGAAATGCGAGCGCCGTCATCGTCGAGCAGGCGGCCCGCATGAAGGCCGACCTGATCGTCATGGGGTCGCGGGGGCATGGCGCCATGGGCCAGTGGTTGCTGGGCTCGGTGGTGTCGCGCGTGCTGGCGACATCGAGCGTGCCGGTGCTGGTGGTGCCACCGCCCGGGCGCAGTGCGACGGCTCCTCAGTAG